The Miscanthus floridulus cultivar M001 chromosome 6, ASM1932011v1, whole genome shotgun sequence genomic interval AGGGGTGCCGCCGTCGCTGGATTCTCACCCgtgggccggcttgctgggccggcctgtCACTGACTGCTGTTGCGCCTAGGTCGTTCACCGCCTGTGCCGCTTGGGCTGGCCTGGTGCCATGCTGTGCGCTAGGCTGCGTGCCCCTGTGGGCTGCGCCGCGTTGCTGTTCCACCGCCTTGACCATTGGGCCAGGCTGAGTGGACCGCTGGGTCGAGTGGTGGTTGCTGGTCCATTTAGTTCAAAGAAACTATTAATTTAGTTTCATAAATAaatttgtaaaattcatagtaaatgatagaaaaatcgtaaaaatgccaaactagttttgttaagttcctaaaatcatgatctacctagtagtgtattttgttcacgtaGACTCAGTatatttttagggttgctctaattatttaaaaatgcttaatattgttaaaaggagaacttATAGGAATTTCTATGGTAAATTAGTACTAATATGAATTTCTATGGTAAattagtaatagtgttggatcttaaATTTCTATAGTAGATTCCTAGCAATATTATGTACATATTGTAATTGTTGTAGCTCCAGGATAATTAGTTTGTTAGaaagataatgatgccctattttgaataatgatttaatcgatagaatgaaataaagaaacaacttagatttgtataactaaattatttgttgagaaataacgtcttattcgacaacatggatacgtagagtAGTACGTTAGTTGTTAGAATTAGCTTGTTAACTTGAAaagcgtaaatcgtattttacgagtcacgattacagtcgattaattacgtctttccattgcatcgcattgcatatcataatagggacgtcgatggatcgcggagtcatcgggagttgatGAAGAAATGGTGTCTCCAAGATTGGGTCATCATGatagaaagctaacttctgattatatgttacccagacaagccccggtgcataacccctactttttctgcagtttaaattatatttgtgcattaagttttaaggagttgaatgaaacccacttgcatatatctatctttatcctataagtcttactagtatgataggatcgtgtagattgctatgctacaggactccggtagatgtcgagtgatggctgtcactcgcgagagatagaaaatatattattggattattaccacttggaatatataaaaattgtggaaaggaaaaatggtgatcgggtagggatatggtttgggtattggtgggtgtaagaggttgtgttgccGCGGAcgcgggacatagcttggttacactgctttccctgtctatatcggttaaggaccggtcgttgcataagccatcgaggcaagtcatagatttactatcccaagcacatacttgtatatgggcgcttggaagacttgttactcttttgtcatgggttctgactctttccggaccaactgtCATAGTGATTTTTgcgttaggaggtccttgcaccgcactgaatccgggactcaggggtggggctTGGAGTcgtagtttggacggggacctggaccccgtgacaggagggtagtggattggtcctgcttgtgcccggggtacaagcggggcatatgttttcggggtacccagctgggagcattgattcgcgaatcgccggataATTCGATACAACTTATTTtgtgcctagcaccgtagtaagaactgaaagatgaaagatagaatagaaaaggaactctgattgcttaccacctgcttaaaagtagtacaggtgcttacatagaatggttagttaatgaaccaatgcggctgttaatgaaaattgaatataagaacacacttttagtaatgctcctaccGATGAAATAAAcctacaagccagatagccttgcatatccttagagtcttttctttcctcctgtcgggtaagtcttgctgagtacaattgagtactcaggattttatttcccctattgtaggtgataggTGAATGCTAGAGTTGACTCTGtgtgtggatttctcctggtgggcttagagaggatttcatttacgctgcgatcgtagtttttatttataactctcacaaaATGCTTTTATAAACAAAAGTTTTTATAATCAGTTGTCATAGTTCATttatcaatgtttcatcatgccatgaatagatatttatttccgttgtaattctgatcatatgattatattccactgttaactaaaattgttcataactctgataatatgattccattccactgttataataataaatattatactctgatgttgtattaaagtgatataagaaatagttaagaatgatgtaagctttattatctcatttgtgatcctaatggcaaatatgtggatttttgggttctcccctggggtgcgCCCGACGGGACCGTAtgatttggtgttctcccttgagtgcttagtgtctaatggaagacgagcacttctaagaggtattagattaggcggttctgccacaacgtCCGGTCATAGTTCAGCGTCTCTGGGACCTCTCTGGACTCATCCGGAcacagcgatcggacgcgtccagtcgccacaccggacacgtctagtgtgAACCAGCAAGACTCGAGTTTTCAAcgctataattgatcggacgctgggagcgtccggtccggtgtgatcggacgcgtccggtcagcccagagcggctctgggagctctttgGACTAGACTGGACGCTGCGTCTCCCGCGTCCGGTCACCAGTATTACTGTGCGCAGAGATAGCCGTTAGACGCGTATGGCCAAACAATTTAAataggacacgtggcggtcaggctcaacggacacgttcggtatacacgaccgatgcgtccggtgcacatgaccggtgcgtccgatcatcccgcagtcagcccaataattgagctaacgactctattgtttgggagtgtctataaatatcatttggccggctctagctcactctcttgaccatttgcattgacatagcaaccttgtgagtttaaccaaagccctcccactcagcttcatcattgattcatcatctttgtgagattatgaGAGAATCCaattgcattgcttgagtgattgcatctagaggcacttggtgtttgtgtttcgctgcggggtttacttgttattcttggtggttgtcgtcacctagacggcttggagcagcgaggatcgtcgagtagaggttggtgattgtcttcggctccgatcgcagtgcttgtgaggggtcttgtgccttctccgGCGGAGGGCCGAAATGTaattctagtgaattgctcgtgtcattgagttacctcacttgttggTAAGTTCTTGTGGTGTCTAATTGTGTGAACGAGGTTAGTGCAACaactcttagccgtcgaaccagcaagtgttggtcgacataatgtggagtagcgtgccgacaagcacgtgaacctcaggagaaaaacattggttgtctcttgccctttggtattgtaccggtgattgaattagtattcatcttgtgattggttcactcctctacgcggcggtataatcacattacttactcatttacattcccgcaaactagttgtagcaagctctttagtgtagttagaattgagagtttgctttgtagcttaagttcatctagtagagctctttagtgtagcaaatatgagagctcttagtgagtagtgtatagtgattatagtaactagaattgttgaataggtggcttgcaactcttatagagctagagaaaatttacatttcgctatttatcatactaatcaaattgttctaGTTAATTTATAGATTTGTAAATAGACTATTCGTCCCTCTCTAATTATATTAGAATCTTTCACCCTACCACACCGTGATGGAACGGTGGGCGCTGGGCAGCGACGGTGCGTCTGGAGGAGAAAGATAAATAGTGATCCGTCGGAAGAATAAGAAAAGAGTGATCCGTCAATGGAGTGACATACGAGATATAGACAGATTAAAAAAGATAACCGGCAGTTGGTGGCGTCCACAACACTCGGATAAGTCATAAGAGGTAGACAGCCCTTGTTGGATGCCTATTGCATGCTTGTTGTGCGGCTCCCTGCGACACGCCTCAGAGGCTTCCGTCGACCTCGCCACGCGCCAAACGTGCACTCGGTCCCTGTCCACGTCGGTTGGCCATGGTGTGCCGGGCACTGACTCTGAGTAGAGCGGCAGACGGCACATGCTTGTCTCTGTCTTCACTCAGAGCTTATGGTTCCGTCCCCTTAAACCTagtttgatccgcttctttttttatctaaaatcgtatttctctctcacaaatttctcccaTCCAGAATTTCTCCGAACGAACGGAACCACCTACCCGAGCTCCCCTGTCGTCTGTCGACGACGACGAGAGAGACCGATCGCGATGGCATCTCACGGAGACGGCGGTAGCAGCCTCGTCTGCGTGACGGGAGGCAGCGGCTTCGTCGGCTCCTGGCTCGTCCGCCTCCTCCTTGGTCGCGGCTACACCGTCCACGCCACCGTCAAGAACCTCCGTGCGtgacatgctctttcatctctctGTTTCCTTATTAACACCTTCGCATGCCTGCCACTGCGCTCGCTTCGTTCACCGATGAAGCCGAATCGAAACTGGTTGTTCCTTCAGAGGACGAGAGCGAGACCAAGCACCTGCAGACCCTGGATGGAGCGGACTCGCGGCTCCGGCTGTTCCAGATGGACCTCCTCGAACCCGCCTCCATGCGGCCGGCGGTCGAGGGCGCCCGCGGCGTCTTCCACGTTGCTTCTCCGGTCATCCTGCACCCTACACAGGACCCCGAGGCAATTTGATCCTTCTCCATATTTAATCAGACActgttgaaaaaaatccatgctgaTAAATTGCTAGTCCGAGTTGATAAATTGGTGTTTCCGCTGCTTGAATGAAGAATGAGCTGGTGGAGCCTGCGTTGAAGGGCACGCTGAGCGTCCTCCGCGCCGCGAAAGACTGTGGAGTCGGCCGTGTTGTCATGGTGTCATCGCAGACGGCCGTGGTGCCAAATCCTGCGTGGCCTGCTGACAAGGTCGTAGATGAGGACTCCTGGGCCGACATTGAGCAGCTCAAGAAACTTCAGGTACATGGTTTTCTTTTAGGTCCATTCCACACTGACAGATTTGTCCAATAGAATTGCTATCTACTTGCATGCACGATCCAGTTCAGACATTCAGTGTATTAGTAATAAGCTTAGGAGTTAGGACTGTGCTAATTACATGCATATCGTTGCAGCTTTGGTACAACGTTTCTAAAACACTGGCAGAGAAGGCCGCATGGGACTTCGCCAAAAACGAAGGTTTGGAGCTCGTTGTGCTCAATCCAGCTCTGGTGCTGGGCCCTACTTTGACGCCCTCTATCACGGCTAGTCTCCAATTGTTTCTTCAGATCATGGAAGGTCAGTTGTCTGCACTGAAACAACACAAGCTTCAGGCTTGCAGCTCATTTGGTATGAGTACGTTTTTTTTGTTCTAAGAGTGATCTTGGCAGGGAAGAGGTATGACATGGACGAGTTCTTCATTGGCTGTGTTGATGTCCGAGACGTTGCACAGTCTCTGATAGTGCTGTATGAGAACCCATCTGCCGAGGGACGCCACTTATGCCTGGAGTCCTCTCAACGGATGATCGATTTCACCGATAAACTTGCTCATCTCTACCCTGAATTTTCAGTTTACAGGTGATATATGCATCTCTTAGAACACTACCGGTCCTTTCGCCGGTTGCACATTGTTCTTCACTTGCTGATATCTTCTTTTCGCTCTAGAATCCAAGAGGACAAACAAGACTGGGTGGTGAGGGCAAAGGACCCCTCCAAGAAACTGATCAATCTGGGTGTCCGTTTCACTCCATTGGATAAAACTATCGCGGACACTATGGACTGCTTTAGGAGCAAAGGACTCGTCTAGCGCGTCACGCGGATTTCTTCAGAGGAAATGTCGAATATCTCATCCAGCTGGCTGAATGTGAAAATGTGTTGTTCAAAAACTGTTGTAAGGTGAAAATAAATTGCCAGAACGCAAATAATACATTTCTAAATGacgtttttttttctattttcttctcCTTTCTTTCCCTTTGTTGCGTTTTTTCCAACCACCGTTGCATTTTTACATTTTTCCTTTGTTGCGATACTGCCGTCTAAGACCAAAACTTTGACTGCTTTACACAATTCATGCATACTACTATACGGAGTAGTAACTAATTCTAAGAGTGCACTGCACGCTGTGCATGCAGGTGAGAGACTTGACATGGACGCCTACCACATTGGTCGTGTAGATGTCAGAGATGTAGCACAATCTCTCATAGCGCTGTACGAGAACCCATCGGCACGCCAAAGGTCCAGTTAGATGGCTCCGACGGTACTCAGGTCCTGAGTGAGGAGTTCGATTCCTCACGAGGACAAATTTCAGGCTCAAGGATAAAAAGACTTCTCTTCTGTCCCACACCAATTTCTCTTCTGTCCCACACCAAAGCCGTGGCTTGAGAGAACCGGCACAAGGACGCCACTTATGCCTTGAGTCCATCGAACGGATGATTGATCTCACCGATAAACTTGCTGATCTTTACCCTGAGCTCCCAGTTCACGGGTGATGCAGATATCAGAAATGACGTCTTCTCATCAGGTGTAGTTCCTCGCATATGCTAAGCTCTTGTTTTCACATCAGAATCCATAAGGACGAGCAAGGATGGGTGATGAGGTCAAAGTATCCGTCCAAGAAACTGATCAGTTTGGGTGTTTGTTTCACTCCCTTTGACAAAACTATCAGGGACATTGTGGACTGTCTCAGGAGCAAAGGACTCATCTAGAACATATGCTGGATAAATTGCTAGATTGCGTAgacatctgttttttttttcacatgAAGGAATGTTGCATATGGACATCTCTGTAGACTGTAGACCATGCCTTTCTTGCTTTCGTTGCATGGATCTTTGTAACTGAAGCTCGTTAATTTTCTCTTTATTAGTCTCATTCATACATAGAATTGTGAGATTGCAACTTATTGGACACAAGTGGCCCCAGGCCCAGGAGCGAGAAAGAGACCTAAACTGCAGCACTTTGAACCTCCACCTATCAACTCTTGATGCCCCGGTCTCGAAGGAGAAATGGCTTGTTTGGAGCTTCGCCGGTGAAACAGTTTTTCGTGGTTTTAACTCGAAAAGCAGTTTTACGGATAAAGCTGAAATCGTTTGGTAAAGCAACTTCTCTGATGAAAAAGATAAAATGACTATTATACCCTTATGCTTTTCTCTCTGTTTTTCTTTTCGACCTCTCCTCTTTCTTCCTCGCGGGTCGTGGCGGTCTTCTCTCTCCCGATGCCTCTCTTCCCCCACGACAACACCTCACTGCACACCCTGCTCTCCCCGGACGGCGGCGCCTCCGCGTTCCCGTGCCTCGACGCCCTAGCCACACCGCCCCTCTCGGCGCCTCTGCACCTTGTCGGCCCCTCCTCAGCGGTGCGGCGCCTTCCCGGCATCGTGGCCCCTCCCCACACGGGCATGTCGTCGCTCCTTGGTGTGCTATCGCCTCCGTCGTGCGAACGGACATGGGAGCAAAAGAGACCATGGTGAAGATGGACCCCACCAGACGCAGGTGAAGCTAGGTGAAGCTAGAATTTTTGGCTCTTCCTCGttttctcctcccttgcctcagcTGAAATTCTGGGGCTCATGGCGTGAAACTGGGCGGGCGGAGGCCATTTGGCGCAGAACAGCTCTGAACCGCTCCAGAAGTTAATCCATAATCGGTACCAAACCCACAGTGTCAAGAGCAACTTCTCAAATGCTAAAGGACAATACGCGAGGCCAGATGGATTCTCAGGACTTTTCTTCAAGGAATGCTAGCCAATAATCAAGAATGGCATCATAGTGGTCGAGTTTAAGGCCATGTTTGGCAAAGCTCTCAGAGCTGGCTGAATCCAGCAGGAGCCCTGTCAAATATTTTTTCAGACAGAAGTATTTCTCTGCTGATTCCGTGACTAAGAGGTTGAGAGctagaaaaaaaaatagtttcTTTTGATTCTGTGAAGCGATTCTCCATCGTGATTTTAAAAATTTCAAGAGAATTGATCTCTTTCAGCCACAAAATCACCTCTTAGAGATAAATCACTTCTCTCAGGGAAAAAAAATCAGAAAGGCCTACCAAAGAGAGAACTTTTAACCGCGGATACAGCCTTCATTGTTGGGACGTCTCCATAGACGAGTAGCAAGATTTTTTTTCACAGTATGACACGTCTGTGTGGCAGCTATTGCTTGTGGACGCCGGGCGGGGCGCTGCTAGTCGCGCGAGGGACCAGAGGCCGAACGTTGCTCCGTCTCTTTCCACGTGCCGGCTCGCGCCTTTGGTTCGACTGCGACACCGGTGATTCCGTGCGAATTTAAGAGCGGCAGGCGGGCAGGCCAGTCCACCAACGCCGGCGCAACGAAATGGCGGCAGCCGGGGACGGCGGCCTCCTCGTCTGCGTGACGGGCGCCAGCGGCTTCATTGGCTCCTGGCTCGTCCGCTGCCTCCTGGACCGCGGCTACACCGTCCACGCCACCGTCAAGAACCTCCGTAAGCGACACACGTGCTCCGATGCTGGCTCAGATCACAGACCTCTTCCTGCTCGCCGTGTAGCCTCAAATTCAGTTGCCGGCTGAACCTGACACACTGGTGGATTTTCGCTGCAGAAGATGAGGGCGAGACGAAGCACTTGCAGGCCATGGGCGGCGCCGACACGCGTCTCCGGCTGTTCCAGATGGACCTCGTCGACCCTGCTTCCGTTCGGCCAGTGATCGAAGGCGCCCACGGTGTCTTTCACCTGGCGTCTCCTATGATACTGCAGGCAGAAGATCCAGAGGCACTTCTTTCTCCATGATCGATCACCCGATCGTTGCATAATCTGATTGCTCGAGTAGGTAACACTTGTATATTGGTTACGCGCATATGCAGAAGGAGCTGCTGGAACCTGCGGGCACGCTCAACGTTCTGCGTGCCGCGAAAAATTGTGGAGTGGGCCGCGTTGTGCTCATGTCGTCACAGGCGGCCATGGTGCCGAATCCCAACTGGCCTGCAAGCAAGGTCATAGATGATGATTCTTGGGCCGACGTTGAGCTGCTCAAGAAGCTTCAGGTAAACTGTATCTCCATACTGGCTGTTTTGCTGCACTGTTGCAGAAGCTATGGTTAAGGCTTCATGCTTGTGCTCATTTATGCTCGGAGTTGCAGATTTGGTACAGCGTTTCCAAAACACTGGCAGAGAAGGCCGCATGGGACACTGCCGAACAGGAGGGGTTGCAGATAGCTGTGCTCAATCCAGGGATGGTATTGGGCCCAATGTTAACACCATCAGTTAACGCCAGTCTGCGTCTGTTGCTGCAAATTCTGGGAGGTCAGTCAATCACTGTTTCTTGTTGTGTTGCGAATCTACAAAAGATGAATGGGTACCAGTATATATGCTCATGGTACAAAGTGTATAGCTTCTAAGAGTGCAAACTACTCAGGCGAGAGGCTTGACTTGGACGACATCGGGCCGTGTTGATGTGAGAGACGTCGCGCACTCTCTGATAATGTTGTACGAGAACCCATCAGCGCAAGGACGCCACTTATGCATCGAATCCGTTGAACGCCTGGTTGATTTGGCCAAATAAGATTGCTGATCTTTACCCTGAACACCCGGTTCAGAGGTGATACATCTATGAAAACCACTTCTACCTGATACAAAATGTCAAAATGTTCTCCAATTTActaatgttttctttttttcataaaatattaatgttttcttttcaaaatagaatCCGGGAGGACAAGCAAGGCTGGGTGGTGAGAGCAAAGGAGCCTTCCAAGAAATTGATCAAATTGGGTGTTCGTTTCACTCCACTGGACGAAACCATCAAGGACACCGTGGATTGCTTTAGGAGCAAAGGACTCATCTAGCCTATGAAGTATGCTTTATGAAAAACTTTTGTAAACACTATGTGGGGCAGATCAAATAAATTACCTAAATGAAGTAAAAATAAAATCAGCCTTCAAAAGCATAAATGCCACGTGGACATCATCATTAGATAAACATGTTGCCTGAATGCATATACTCTTTCCAGTAACATAATTCTTGACCTTTTGGATACCGACATGGTATCAAAAAcagttttgactatgattttcTATTTATATTGGAGTATACAATAAAAAATAAACATTTTTATAAAGTACTTTATAAGATTAATATTCACATGTCATCTAAGGATCTGCTTAGATCTATTAGCAATGAAAATTAGCAGCTAAAATTAGTACCAATGAATCCAAACAAACCTGCTAATAAACCTGATAATTATTAACTGTTGCTACTAAAGTTGTTAATAGGTTCTAATAAGTTATATCCACCTTCAACTCACATCCAACTACCTATCCCACTGGGCCTGTTCAGCTGATCAGATTTTGGATGATTAcggatgattcaatagtattctgtgagagagaataagccgAAACAAGCTGAGAACTGAGCTGCCGAATGGTTGAACAGGCTCTAAGTGTCTTGAaactaaatatttcaaaaattacTAAATATTTTTAGTGCCTATTAAcaactttttagtgctaatggaTCTAAACAGGTTCTAAGTGTCTTGAaactaaatatttcaaaaattacTGGTAGTTGAAGTTTTAAAAAACTGACATTAATCTTGTTTAAAATGACAAGAATTGTGGAACGAGGGAGTGCATATCTTGGATATGGTTTTTTTCACGTGCTTTTGTAGTTAAACTCCGTATCCCACTACTACCTCCACTCAAAATTTAAAGTTAATAACTGGCCGGACTTTGTTAATTTCAGCTGCTGTCATTCCACTTAAGAAAAGTCCGCATCTTGGCTTGGAAGATGTACCGGTAGGCTCTTGTCATTTGTCATTTGCCAATGCTGGACAAGCGCTCACCTGATACTTGGACTCCAAGGGGACCAGGTCGTGTCTCAATATCTTCAGTAGAGTCATTATATGATATATGTCTTTCTTTATAGTTTTGGAAATCCGTGTATCAATTGTCCCTGGCTCTCCTTTTTGATAGTCCTTGTACAGGTGTTTGACGGGTTAGGCGTGGTTgttgcatgggctctccatgagctcgttgaagtgATCCGGAAGGCCCTGCTGAGGC includes:
- the LOC136459341 gene encoding phenylacetaldehyde reductase-like isoform X1; translation: MVCRALTLSRAADGTCLSLSSLRAYEFLRTNGTTYPSSPVVCRRRRERPIAMASHGDGGSSLVCVTGGSGFVGSWLVRLLLGRGYTVHATVKNLQDESETKHLQTLDGADSRLRLFQMDLLEPASMRPAVEGARGVFHVASPVILHPTQDPENELVEPALKGTLSVLRAAKDCGVGRVVMVSSQTAVVPNPAWPADKVVDEDSWADIEQLKKLQLWYNVSKTLAEKAAWDFAKNEGLELVVLNPALVLGPTLTPSITASLQLFLQIMEGKRYDMDEFFIGCVDVRDVAQSLIVLYENPSAEGRHLCLESSQRMIDFTDKLAHLYPEFSVYRIQEDKQDWVVRAKDPSKKLINLGVRFTPLDKTIADTMDCFRSKGLV
- the LOC136459341 gene encoding phenylacetaldehyde reductase-like isoform X2, with translation MASHGDGGSSLVCVTGGSGFVGSWLVRLLLGRGYTVHATVKNLQDESETKHLQTLDGADSRLRLFQMDLLEPASMRPAVEGARGVFHVASPVILHPTQDPENELVEPALKGTLSVLRAAKDCGVGRVVMVSSQTAVVPNPAWPADKVVDEDSWADIEQLKKLQLWYNVSKTLAEKAAWDFAKNEGLELVVLNPALVLGPTLTPSITASLQLFLQIMEGKRYDMDEFFIGCVDVRDVAQSLIVLYENPSAEGRHLCLESSQRMIDFTDKLAHLYPEFSVYRIQEDKQDWVVRAKDPSKKLINLGVRFTPLDKTIADTMDCFRSKGLV